The Anas acuta chromosome 7, bAnaAcu1.1, whole genome shotgun sequence DNA window tgaaaggaataaaaaacagTAACTCAGCATTGCAGGGTAGAGAGAAATTCTAGTCAtggtgtaaatattttttcagaggCACGTAGTAGGTGCAacctcttaaaaacaaatacactaTTGTATTCTTAGAACCCCAGAAGCTAATtaacatttgtttaaattttaaatggaagtttatcatttttttttctgccttcaagTAAGGTAGAGGTGGAAGCTTTTCTCAGGTTCACCTCTTCTTAAGTAGTTGCATGTGGAAATTGTTCAACTGTTATGgtttattcctttatttaaaagaaaaaaaatcaacttgaTAGCAGTTGTTTATAACTAATAATATGCTTCTCCTAAAGCTGTTGGTTTTGCCCTAACTTTATGTGATCTTGCATTATTTACCACCCATCAAAAGGGAGTAGGATTGCTTCTTCTTTGAGACAGGAAGTATAAAATGTTGAAGTAATGGGAGTCTTAAACTTGTTTACTTCATTTCCTCAGTAATGGCATTTAATCTCTAATTTAGCATGTGACAACAATAGGTTGTTTGCCCATTATTTTAGATTTGTTGTAAGGTTTTTCATTGTTATTGTTAATTGACTTTTGAATTGACTGAAATGCAACTCAACAGGTTTATTTCCTTCAGTTGCTAGTCTTAGCTTTTGTGGGTAGCTATTGTCATTTGCAGTAGGATTGGTGGCAGTCCAGGCGAGCATGAGGCTTGAAATATGTGAATGCAGAAGGAGATTCACTGAATATAGGAGGTGAGAAAATTGGTAAAAACTTAACCTTAAACCTCTTCCTTCTGGCAATATTTTGGCATTAAAAGTGGGTTTTCCACTCTCCATAGTTAAAGGAGCAACATGGTTGGACTTTACTTCTATGCATACTGTCCTGTTTTACTTGCttgaaactttttctttttttttttttttccccagtgtaaTTGTTAAATACCTCTTTTTGCATTGTGGCAGGAGTGTTTTCTACGTTGTGTGCTGTCCCCAAAAAGGAAGGTTACCTTGGGTTGTATAAAGGAAACGGGGCAATGATGATTAGAATCTTTCCATATGGAGCAATTCAATTTATGGCATTTGACCAATATAAAAAGGtagttgaatttatttttctcttctcttattttttttttctttttatctggcTGCAATGAATACAGATTTTTACGTGATCAAAACTAACACTGAAACTTTTGTTTCTTACTGGTTAATCTGCACATCTTTCATAAGGTTGCTTCATTTTATCCAAATCTAACCATTAAAAATTTCAGAGCAACAGTGAAACTGTTTGCAGTGCTGCTTAAGGAAAAATTCCAAACAATTCTTGTTGCTTTGTATTGTtgattgtgtgtgtttttacacacacacacacacacacacacacacacacacacacaaaggtcATTAAAGTCTTCTGCTAGTTAATTTTGCTAAAAATATACCTTTGTGAAGAAAGTaggaacaaaatacaaaacataacCTTTCTATTCTTTATTATACTGCATTGGAATTCTTAGTACCCGATGTATGGAATAACTTTAACTTGAAAATCTGTCTGGCTATATTACTGTTATGTTTGACCTGAGAAATGACTGTCAGTGTCAGGCTGTAGATAAAAATGACCTGGAAGAGAAGGTGCATATTTCAGGGGGCATGTGTGATTTGTGTATTCCTTTCAACTCTTATGCATTTAGTCTTTCATAATAAATATCCATAGCATGTTTTAGAAATCAGATGTTAGCAGGACTATGTTTTTAAGTTTATATATggtgaaaaatataattttactgTTAGCAATGAGGAATTTCATAGTTGAAAGGTCAGATTTAGTACCCAGTGAAGTAAATTGTAGGATTTTCACTGAAGACAGCAAGATTCAAATTGTGACTTCCCTCCCAGAAGAGGAAGTTTCAGAAGGCTCACACAAAGAACTAACTGTAATGAGCTtcatatgttcttttttttgtggtgtAATTGTAAATGCTGTTGATCAAAACGCTATGCTTGTTTTATATTGTGTTGAACAAAAGAGCACATGCCGTGCTTTATAATGAAATGATTTGTGAATCCACACATTTCAAGAAACCATTTAACGTCATAGCAGTTTCTTTTATCTATTATTTGACGACAAACATTCAAGATAGTTTGGAGCAGTGTGTAAAAGGAGGGGGAAACAATCCCATAGAAGGACCTCCACAGGAATAatagaggtctttaaaagacgtttagatgttgaacttagtgatatggtttagtggaggacttgttagtgttaggtcagaggttggacatgatgatcttgaggtctcttccaacctagacaactctgtgattctgtgaatatatgAAATAATCCCATGAATGATTCTTCGTAGGAAAAACTGCTTCTTAAAACTGCGTAGTTCTTTGACATAAGTCCGaaaattgttttctaatttccttGAAGGACTTAATGTAATTTAGGAAGTTCTCGTTCAAATGTGTAACTTTCCAATTTTGCTCACTGTCCTTTGTACTCTGTCATGCGAAAGAGGTAGTATTCAGTTTGCCTTGTTTGAACTGGATTAAAGATAACTAAATAAACAATCTAGTGTCCAGAGTAAATAGTACAAATAAGTTCAACTAATCATTCTGCCTTGTTAGAAGTATTTTAATACTTGGgtgtttttaataagaaattGGTACCaacataaaatttcaaaaaactCCTTTAACAGTAATTAGTGGTCTGGTTTGAATTTGTAAGGTTGTAAACTTCTTATAAACAGCTACAGGGTTTGCATTAATGTGCCAGTAAATGGTGTGATgtatttccttgtattttctaTATACAACTATTGTAAATGTTCCTTATTTTGTAGGTAATAAAGAAGCACCTTGGGATTTCAGGGCATGTGCATCGGTTAATGGCTGGATCCATGGCAGGTATGGTTTTGTACTTGGGTTTAAGACATCCTTTTTGCTGAAAAGCTAGTATCTGATTAGAGGATGATTTAATGTGTTCCCAGGTCAAACTCCTGCAAATTTGTATTaagcaaaaatatatgtaaatggTTATGGTAACAAATAGTTGCCTGGTTGAAAACTGTTTGACTAAGagtattctttaaaatatatttgttccaATACTGAATTCTGTGCTAGGCTGTAAAGCACAGGTTTTATGGTTTTCCTTACAGCTtctgaataatgaaaaatgcaatCTTATCAGGATGAAGAGTAAAGATGCAGGTTTTTGTAGAATTGGCTCATCAGCCTGTCTGCCATTGCTACTAGGTTGAAAATAAGCCTGGAGAAATAGAGGGAAATGCAGCTGCTTAAATGGGTGGGTTCTTTGGATTTCccagaaatatttatatgttcAACATGCAGTGTAGGATTGTCATAATACCCCTTACAGCATATATgtgaacattaaaaataattagctaTCAATTAGTGCAATAACAGTAGGAAAAATAACCACTTTTAACTGCCAGTATATAATATGGTTATACAAGtccatttttctgttgctggtCATTCAGCCAAAGGtagctaagaaaaaaaacagggtaAGGTAAGTAATAGTGGACAGATTTTTAATCAAGGtgttttttcatgtgtgtttttACATTGTAAAAGAGGCTTAATACAGTCTATTGACAGTCCTTAACTAGTTGCAATGTATTCATATgtagtttctgttttttctttttttttttctttttttttttttggaaaaaaggaTGAGTTATGCTAACTTCAGTTAAACTAGGAAGACTTTATGAAAGTATTTTGGTTTTGCATGCcatctgagaaaaggaaaagatatgTTCTAGAACTTGACTGGCTTTTTGTGTAAAAGAagtggaaatatatatattttcttttctgtctttaactgcattaaaaatatttttccccaaaattcgTTATTATTAGTTTTTTCAGGAGTCTTGTCAGAGACCAGGGACCTGACTTGTGAGACACTGTAAAAAACTTTGAATAATTGGTTAATTCTGCCAGTATTGGACATGCTGAAATTCTTCGTGTAGGTAAATTAATAGTATCTGACATAGCTTTAAGCACCCTTGTGGTTAAATGTTTTGTGTAGTTAGAGTAACAGAAATATGATGAATATACAGAGGATATATCTGGAAACCCTGATCAAATGAAATGCTTGGTGTGGTGCATTTAAGTACAATATCCTCAATAGTCTGGTACTGAGAACCCCAAAACTGAGTAGATGAGCTGGACTTAGGTGTGTAGTGAAATGAATGTAACACACAAGTACGGTAGTAGTGTGACATTTGGGGAGTTCTAATATTTGTTTATTAGGTTGCATTAATATTAGATAAGAGGGGAGGGTTTATATTGAGCGTGCCAAGAAGATACGTGGAGGAAGGAGGCACAGAGTCTGGAGTGTTAGAAGTTCTCTAGAAttgcaaacaaaaagagagaagactCTTAAAAGCAACTGACAATATTTCTGGCTTTAACTCCCATGGCTTAGTCTCTTCCTGGCACCAGCAAAGGGATATAATCCTCTTTTTTTCGACGTTTAAATGACTGAAAGAGATAGTGAGCTGCATGCACCTCAATGTTGATGGAGAGGGGTCTTCACAGTTTCCTAGAACATAGTGTTATGCAGTTGAAAATGGCTAGCCCTTGGTTCCTGTTCCTTTTTGCCCCTTCTGTGCCATCAGACCACACAGCTGTCTGCATTCACTTTAGTGTGTGGTACAGATACTTAAATCTTGCTTATGTCAGTGTTTCCAACATTACTAACAGTCAACAGACCTGAAATCAGCTTCAGAACGGTGGGAAACTTTTGAGTAGCTTTTGTAACTGATAAACAGGATCAAAGGCATATCCACAGGGAAAAGCAAGGCAATGAGGATGGGGGCAGTGGagtgagagaaaagaaaaacctatTGTAATGCATGTATTTAAGGAGTTTGAGTTAAAGTTACTGTGGAAACTTCAACTCTGAATTTCCTGGGCCTTGTGTGATTTAAATTTCAGCTGTAACACCTCATTAACAGATAAATGgcttataacttttttttttttttttttagaaaatacagaactggGGAGAGGATTGAGAAATCACAGATGTTAGTGGGGTTTAGGAAACAACACCTGTATTACAGAAAGACTTtgcaaatctaaatatttttcatttttcttactgaCAAATCTGActtgaaacagaaatgtgtatttcttcccctgcccttgattaactcaaaaaaaataaaaaaaaaaggtgctgaaATAGACTGGATGTTAACAGAATAAACATAAGTTCTGTGAAACtaacagagaaagagagcatggtggtggtttgtttgtttttactaaaaGTGATTGGAAAACAGTATGGGGTAGGAGGGTACTGCTATCTCAATTTTAAGTAGTATCTAACTAACAGTTATCTAATTGAgtcaacatttaaaaagaatcaGTGCTGTTTACTTCTTCAGGTgccatttagaaagaaatacaattatGTATTAAAGGCCTAGACATACTAAGACTTGTAAATTATCCAGTTCTTTAACCAGTCTGATGCATGGTCTTTGTCATCAGccatgtctctctctctctttgtatAGTTCCcaaagcttgtttttttttttttttttttttttttctccagaagatGCCTCCTTGATAAATCAATCTACTTCATGCTAGTGAAGGAGTATATTTCCTTGCAGGCAGTGACTTGTGTGTATCATTTTCCAGAATGTATATCTCTGAATGAATAATCTGGTAGCACTAATTTAGTCTATGTAGTTTTCGATGTAGTACAAATTGCATGATGTAGAAATCAGATAAAATATGTACAGCAGGTATGTTTGCAGCACCTGTTCTTTATAAACGTATTTCGCTTTTTTCTCACTTTAGATAAGtttagttttgattttcagagaaagaaaattactaaGAATGGAGGAATAGTAGGGAAATCAGGAGACAGTTCAATACCCATTCGGCTAAACTCATTGTCAACTTTGAAAGCTTGGATGGCCTAATTCTTGTGCTTTGTTTATGCTGAATCCCAGTAAAAGTCTGTGTAACCCAGTATCTTGTCCCCAAGAGTGGTCAGAAGtgcttgaagaaaaattaataagtGAGAAATGATCTTTCCCTGACAATTCCTTGACTTCAGTGGGGTAGGTACTTCTGAGTCAGCATTTGCATTGAAAAAGTTGCTGTATCTGAAGAAGTGGTACCTTACAGGAGGGAGGAACTACATCTGCCTTATTACAGTTAATTTAGATAAGATGCTGGGATTTGCCGTAGGTATCTCTGAACTGGGGAGAGACTTCAGTTCTGTCCTGTTGAGACAGAAATCTCTGCTATAGTTGGTTTAAGTTAGTTGAAAAAGACTTCCTCAAGACAGGGAATCAGCCTTAAGGTGTTGTGGTCCATCTTCTGATAACTCATAGCATTTAGGGAGTAGAGATGAGATTAGTATTCTTGTTGACTTCCCCAAAACGGCTTTCAGTGTCCCAAAGCTGGCCACCATTCCTCCCAGAAAAGATAGTGTCTCTTCTGACTGAGAAAATCTTGATCCTTCCCCAATATACATATGAACAGTAAGCAGTAACATGCCTCTTCAAGTTCCTTCAGGAAAGCATATTGCATATTTTGTGGTTTTATCATCCGTTAATGTTGGacgtcctttttttttttctgtttccagaatTCATGGCTAGAGGATTTTAAGATAAAGTCAGAAATAGGTCCTATTTAAAACCATGCGACAGTTTCTTTCAGTcccctctgattttttttttcttgaattgtgCTATTGTGCTGGTTTTGGACTTCTTGTTGACTACTTACTGCATTCATCAAACTTTGGGTTGTTCTGTTTGCTAGTCTTTGTACAGAGGATAGTCCTGGATACTTAGTGCATGAGTGGAATGAGAACAGGGATAAGTTTGTCCATGTTCTGTATTATAACTTTCCTCTGAACTCTAAAGCTCTAAAAGTTTTgctctttcctccccccccttttttgaAACTGCTTGAATTCATCCATTTTACAATATTGCTGGACGTCTTGGGCAATCCATTAGGAAAAGGCTGCAGTCTGAGGAATTGCATTTAATAATGTAGGTCAGTGGAAACAGTTCTAAAATTGCTTTGGTGTTATAGAGCTTCCAACTTTTGAACCCTAGGGGTGAGACTGCATCAAAAATCAACGACAGAGTTCTGCTTTTTTGTTCAGAGGAATAGTCCAAAATGTCTGATAGAGGTGTTTTtgtcttctaaaataaaagctacaggAAGACACAAACTTTGCTCTCAGTTGACAGCTGACCAGTGTCAGCTTTTTGGGTAGCCTTCTCatgctgttaattttttttgtccATTCCTATCCAACACAGATATTTTATGTCAGATAATTCAGCTAACTGGAGTTGATTTTTGTCTCTGTGGACATAAGTTATAGAGATCTTTGCTGGAACTGTTTGGTTTTGCCTGTTTcacttttgtctcttttctcttgtggctttctcttcctcttatgaaagagggagaaaatgatGCATCTACAAAAGAGATACCAGTAACAGAGTATTAAAACTTAGGAGGAACTGGTGATTTCCTGCCAGTGTTCCAAAGTGTGCCCGTTTTCTGTAGGATCAATTTTAAGGGTGATCTTTAGGTAAAGAAAAGCGGTTGCTAGGGAGCAGAATaggcttttgctttcttcttttcccagtatatatatatttttcaagagCCAGTGGTACACCACCAGAAAATAATCTGGTGAGTAAGCAGGTTTTAGTAAGCAGTTTTAACCATCCCCTCCAAATAATTTGTCAGAAACTGAGTGGTTTACCTCAAAGACTAGTGGTTAAAAGGAATTTATTATTCAGGTAAATATAATAGAAGTTATTCTTTGTACTGAAGGTGTGTTTCCAAAATGACGAGTTGGTCAGTTATCTACACAGTTTTGAAGTAGGATTCATCCAGTTACgagctaagattttttttctttttaacatcttGTTAAGTATAGAAATAGCTTTTTTGGTCAAAGTTTTAAAACCGAAGTGCTGGTATAACAAGAACtataaaaatgcagtaatgCAACACAGTTCAGTGCTCTTCATTAGTAGGCTCCTGACTTCATTTTAAACGTCGTTAGAATATGTTCAGTATTTTCAGATGCAGTAGGTAAATGCATGTATCTATACCCAGTAATCACACTTGAATTCTGACAACTTTTTGGTAATTAAACATATAAATGGTGCTATTTATTAGGTAACAGAGGATTAGATTTTGTGGTTGCAGTCCAGTAAAGGCCAAGGCACTTGATTAAGCTGATGCTTAAGAGCCACGGTGAAGATCGCTCATGTGAATACAGTTAGACCCGTAAATCTTTGGAGAATCAAGGTTGATGTGCAGCTTCAGTGAACATCgagtataaatataaattccTCTTGTGTTGCTGAGGTTGCTATTTGCTGATTAGAAGTGATTTTTAAGTGCTTCTTTAACAAAGTAATTTGTATATGCTATTATATTCACTGCTACAAACAGAAAttctaattttcaaaataatcctAGATCCAGATAAGGTGTAGGtgagttttgtttgcttgttttgtttttgtttttaataaaggtaTTACAGCAGTGATTTGTACTTACCCTCTTGATATGGTTAGAGTTCGTCTGGCATTCCAAGTAAAAGGGGAACACAAGTACATGGGAATTATCCATGCATTCAAGATGATTTAcacaaaggtattttttcttttaatcttcagTCCTGTCAAAGCAAAATATGCTCCTTAAATAATGTTGCACTGCATTGAAGTAGTGAACTGGTGGAAAATAACATGAGTTCATTGTGTGTACCTTGAACTTCTTAATGTAAAAAATTATCTGGATGCTTCCTTCTACTTTGGCTGCTAAGATGTAGCTAAGGCTTGTATAAGTGggaggtaaaaacaaacaacagagaGAAGTTGGTTTTCAAGAACATATAATAATGATTCCAAAAATTTGGGGAGGGATATGTATaatgcagaaatgtctcctaggTTATGATGTTGGATATAGATACTATAGATTCATTTTGCCTTCTTCATTTATGGAGCCAGCAGTTGTCCCCTCAGTTCTTCAGGCACAAGAAACAGCACCTGCTGTTAGCTCCTTGTTGCTAGTCAGATtgctgttgtgcagatctgTATGAACAGATTTGTAGCTTAAGacatttattgtatttcttGCCACAAATGTccgtgtatttttctttcaaaggaaggtggttttagtgGGTTCTACAGAGGGCTGATGCCAACTGTTGTAGGAATGGCTCCGTACGCTGGTAagttaaaaacaacacagcaatcCTTCAACATTTTTGTGTGCTGCTAAATTTGCTTGATATGCTCACACAGCTACTTAATCAGCTTCTGTTAAAATCAAGGATTTTGTGTTTTACTGAATGGAGAGGGGAGGCCATTGGAAGCATTTGTAGTTCTTTATCTAAATTGATCAATGTGTGTTAAAGCATCGTCAGCAGGCTTTCTGCAGACTTGAAGTTGAGAGGGAAAGAGGCAAAGTAGttgttctcttcctcttctgcttcccaGTCTTGTCGTAAGAAAGCATGTAGGTTCTCTCTCAAACAGGTAAATCCACGGGAGGGCAGAGGCGGAGGCTTAGTGGCTCTCTGTTGGCTCCATCTCCTGGTGTCTTCTGTAAAAATGCTTGGCCAAGCTGAAGTAGGTGGTGTGAGATGGAGGAACAGCAGAACTATCTACCTAAACTACACTCACCTCTAGATGATAAGTGTTTTCCAGTTAAATAGATCTTAGGGGATTACTCTTAGCAGCAATTCAGTAATATAAAATCTGTGGTCTAGCTTATTTAAAGCattcttttaatattaattataaacGTTTATTTGGACAAACTTAAAGTATTATTTGTCAattctatttctttctgcttaagAAAACTTCTGATAGGATTGGAAAATAGTTTAATCTTGTAATTGCAGATTTTTGTTTATGATGATACATACATCAAATACTTTGCTCTTTTGTGAAagtacataaaattaaatttccttttaggtttttcattttttaccttTGGTACCTTAAAGAGCAttggacttgctcaagcacctaACTTGCTTGGACGGCCTTCCTTAGATAATCCCGATGTCTTAGTTTTGAAAACACATGTAAATCTGCTGTGTGGTGGCATAGCTGGAGCAATAGCTCAGACGATATCGTAAGTTTGggtattgtttgttttttttgctataTAGCTGTTTGTTCTAGAAAGTGTTTTTCATGAGAATGACTTTTTCATGAGTCTAGTTGTTAGTAAGGGTTTTTAATCAGACACGCTGCAATTATATTGCTTCACTTAGTAAACATCTATTTAATTCTCAGGGGGGTTAAAGATAAATGCATTGAGTCAATTAAATTCAGACAAAACTAAAATCAGCTGGAATCTTGTGCGGTAAACTATGAAATCTGGAGTGGGAACATCATTTGCAGAATTTTATTATTCCAATTTACTTCTAAAATTATGTAACCTGCAAATCTATAGAATCTACAATAacttaaacttttcttttgttgtttggCATTACCTTATTATTACTTTGcctcttttcttccattctcATGCTGTCCttgttatattttcttttggcCATAAACCAAGTGAATTTGAAAGACATTCGTGACATTGATTTTTCACTAAATCACTGTATTACAAATgtcacaaatacattttctattaaTCTTTAaactgttaattttatttttgattcagGTGTCTTCTCCCTCCAGCATTTTACAGACTGTTTTATATTCTCATCTGATCTTCATGTGTCTTCCTTACTCATGCCAAATGGAATACCTTAAGGGATCTGATTTGCTGATTTTGATTGTATAGGGAAGTCTCTCCTTTTTGGAGAACTTTCAGCTGTGTTGAGAATCTAAGCCGGATTCCTGACTCACTGAAAAGGGAGCTTGGAAGTTGCACGTGGACTTCtgtactcttttttttgtttaaaaaaaaaaaaaacaaacaacacaataTTCTCATGTAGTCATCACACATTTGGTTGAACTGCTGTTCAAATATCTCCTCTATAGATACCCTCTTGATGTAACTCGTAGGCGAATGCAGTTAGGAGCGGTTCTTCCAGATTCTGACAAGTGCCTGTAAGTATTTCCTTTTCACCTTTGGGAACTGAGTTCCGAGATGTCTGAGCAATGTTAAATTCTtagtttaaaagtttttttttttaaagagttatTGTAGTGTTGATTTCATTATGCTTTTAATCAAATATGTGGTTTCCACACAGTTAGTCAAAAGCTGgggttaaaataataaaaatcacatacACTTTGTTTTTACTAATACCGTGTTTGTATGAATAggtatatatttcatattttaactCAACTAACTCATCCTTAGTATCCGTAGGATCCCTGAGAGACTGCCTGCTTCTCCTGAAATGAGATGTCTCAAGGCATTTCTTTAATGGTGCAGAATCTGTTCCAAAAGTTGATGTTAAATAATATTATTCTATTTGACTTGCTTTATTGACTTCGCTTACAGTAATGTCACATGCACTGATTGTAGTTGGGGTTCCTGCAGGTTTTTTAGTCATATGCTTCAGTCCAGTAGAGGTGGAAGTACCATAATATCCTTCAAATCATAGTATTAAGTCAGTTGTCATCTTGAAAAACATTCTGAGTTTCAAATTCCCCTAAACAAATTAAACTTCAGGAAAGTTTTATCTTGGCTACTTCACATTTTGTGGAATTGTGTGTATCTGAGTCCAGTTATGAGCCACCTGCATGATGAGTTGGATCTTACAAGCAGTAGTCTCAGTGAGCTTTCATAA harbors:
- the SLC25A16 gene encoding solute carrier family 25 member 16 isoform X2, which produces MASPAAAGPGAALPAGAGTARRDFYWLRSFIAGGVAGCCAKTTTAPLDRVKILLQAHNHHYKHLGVFSTLCAVPKKEGYLGLYKGNGAMMIRIFPYGAIQFMAFDQYKKVIKKHLGISGHVHRLMAGSMAGITAVICTYPLDMVRVRLAFQVKGEHKYMGIIHAFKMIYTKEGGFSGFYRGLMPTVVGMAPYAGFSFFTFGTLKSIGLAQAPNLLGRPSLDNPDVLVLKTHVNLLCGGIAGAIAQTISCLLPPAFYRLFYILI
- the SLC25A16 gene encoding solute carrier family 25 member 16 isoform X1, whose amino-acid sequence is MASPAAAGPGAALPAGAGTARRDFYWLRSFIAGGVAGCCAKTTTAPLDRVKILLQAHNHHYKHLGVFSTLCAVPKKEGYLGLYKGNGAMMIRIFPYGAIQFMAFDQYKKVIKKHLGISGHVHRLMAGSMAGITAVICTYPLDMVRVRLAFQVKGEHKYMGIIHAFKMIYTKEGGFSGFYRGLMPTVVGMAPYAGFSFFTFGTLKSIGLAQAPNLLGRPSLDNPDVLVLKTHVNLLCGGIAGAIAQTISYPLDVTRRRMQLGAVLPDSDKCLTMVQTLKYVYQQHGIRRGLYRGLSLNYIRCIPSQAVAFTTYELMKQFLHLN
- the SLC25A16 gene encoding solute carrier family 25 member 16 isoform X3, coding for MAGSMAGITAVICTYPLDMVRVRLAFQVKGEHKYMGIIHAFKMIYTKEGGFSGFYRGLMPTVVGMAPYAGFSFFTFGTLKSIGLAQAPNLLGRPSLDNPDVLVLKTHVNLLCGGIAGAIAQTISYPLDVTRRRMQLGAVLPDSDKCLTMVQTLKYVYQQHGIRRGLYRGLSLNYIRCIPSQAVAFTTYELMKQFLHLN